One window from the genome of Paenibacillus azoreducens encodes:
- a CDS encoding glycosyltransferase has product MRPLVTIVIPFFNDPYVNQAVRSALSQSYKPIEIIVVDDGSTKHTDRLAPYKRYIHYLGKANGGTATALNHGIRHASGEYIAWLSSDDVFYRDKINNQVLFMQEQNALISHTNFNNINAQSKIVKYRAGCVFNNMADFYRLFLNANPVNGCTVMMKKELFCHIGLFDETLPYTHDLEFWARVIQAGISFPYLDEPLVGYRWHDSMGTLRHQEAIRHEYAGTQERIRTALGRIVDLMK; this is encoded by the coding sequence ATGAGACCACTCGTCACGATCGTTATCCCATTTTTTAATGATCCTTACGTGAATCAGGCGGTTCGGAGCGCCTTGTCGCAATCCTATAAGCCTATCGAGATCATCGTCGTTGACGACGGTTCAACGAAGCATACCGACCGTCTGGCACCATACAAGCGTTATATTCATTATCTGGGGAAAGCCAACGGCGGCACAGCCACCGCCCTAAACCACGGAATCCGTCACGCTTCGGGGGAATATATCGCATGGTTAAGCTCTGACGATGTGTTCTACCGCGATAAAATTAACAATCAGGTACTGTTTATGCAAGAACAAAACGCGCTGATATCCCATACCAATTTCAATAATATTAATGCGCAAAGTAAAATCGTTAAATACCGTGCAGGCTGCGTATTCAATAACATGGCTGATTTTTATCGCTTATTTCTAAACGCAAATCCTGTGAACGGGTGTACGGTTATGATGAAAAAGGAACTGTTCTGCCATATCGGTTTGTTTGATGAAACCCTCCCGTACACCCATGATTTGGAATTCTGGGCCAGGGTAATACAAGCAGGCATTTCATTTCCTTATCTGGATGAGCCTCTTGTGGGCTACCGCTGGCATGATTCGATGGGCACCTTGCGTCATCAGGAAGCCATTCGCCACGAATATGCGGGGACACAGGAACGCATACGGACTGCACTCGGGCGCATCGTTGATCTTATGAAATAA
- a CDS encoding glycosyltransferase family 4 protein has protein sequence MKILLATYWLIPHVGGVWKYMLQIQQRLEAMGHQVDLLGNSPDYSKFHIVNRGQEMSKTVLRPLISAKLAADHAPELHQDPLIYSYEEDRYFMELSAAYFGLGGYDVIHTQDIFAARALERVKPAHVPLVAQVHGSVSLELHNHFRQNPQLGIQEHSPAWKYFKSIEYHGASSGQLTITSTQWQKNTLVHGFGISEHRIEVFPYGLESEPFWQNAQKGTDVQKPPGKKVIIVPARLASVKGIDVLISALGMLKYMRDDWVCWIVGEGEKREELQQQTAGLSLQNDVVFMGERHDVPALLMQSDIFVHSCIQDNQPFSVMEAQIAGLPACVSNAGGLPEMVEHGITGLVSPVRDPLTLARHLHLLLENDQFRLMLGRNAANFAREHWSMDQMIEKLLNAYAKVGARI, from the coding sequence ATGAAAATATTACTGGCAACTTATTGGCTTATTCCCCATGTCGGCGGGGTATGGAAATACATGCTGCAAATCCAGCAAAGGCTGGAAGCCATGGGACATCAGGTGGATCTGCTTGGCAACAGCCCGGATTACTCCAAATTTCACATCGTTAACCGCGGACAGGAGATGTCCAAAACTGTTTTGCGTCCTTTAATTTCAGCCAAACTGGCGGCAGATCATGCCCCTGAATTACATCAAGACCCGCTCATCTATTCATATGAAGAAGACCGATATTTCATGGAACTGTCTGCTGCTTATTTCGGTCTTGGCGGATATGATGTTATCCACACGCAGGATATTTTTGCCGCAAGAGCATTGGAGCGGGTCAAACCTGCACACGTCCCGCTGGTCGCTCAGGTTCACGGGTCGGTCAGCCTGGAGCTTCATAACCACTTCCGCCAGAATCCGCAGCTTGGGATTCAAGAGCATTCGCCGGCATGGAAATATTTTAAGTCGATCGAATATCACGGCGCTTCTTCGGGACAGTTGACGATCACCTCCACCCAATGGCAAAAAAACACGCTTGTGCATGGTTTCGGTATTTCGGAACATCGGATTGAGGTCTTTCCGTACGGACTGGAATCCGAACCATTCTGGCAAAATGCGCAGAAAGGAACCGATGTACAAAAGCCCCCGGGCAAGAAGGTTATCATTGTTCCTGCCAGACTTGCTTCCGTGAAAGGGATTGACGTGCTGATTTCGGCGCTTGGCATGCTGAAGTATATGCGTGATGACTGGGTATGCTGGATCGTCGGGGAAGGGGAGAAGCGCGAGGAGCTGCAGCAGCAGACCGCAGGGCTTTCCTTGCAGAACGATGTGGTTTTTATGGGTGAACGTCACGACGTTCCGGCGCTTCTCATGCAATCCGACATATTCGTGCATTCATGCATCCAGGATAATCAGCCCTTCTCCGTGATGGAGGCGCAGATTGCCGGACTTCCCGCATGCGTTTCGAATGCCGGAGGTCTTCCGGAGATGGTTGAACATGGTATTACGGGGCTGGTTTCTCCGGTTAGAGATCCATTAACGCTTGCGCGTCATCTCCATTTACTACTTGAAAACGACCAATTCAGGCTGATGCTCGGGCGCAATGCTGCCAACTTTGCCCGGGAGCATTGGTCGATGGATCAGATGATTGAAAAACTCCTAAATGCATACGCAAAGGTGGGGGCAAGAATTTGA